From Chloracidobacterium thermophilum B:
TGCCATCGGGAGCGTGCCAACTCACCCATTCTGATCGGTGAGCCGGGGGTCGGGAAAACGGCGGTCGTCGAAGGCTTGGCCCAGATGATCGAGCTTGAACCGGAACGTGTGCCGCGCCGTCTGCGCAACGCCCATATCGTCTCGATGCAAATTTCAAACGTTGTCGCCGGCACCATGCTGCGCGGCATGTTTGAAGAGCGCATCCAGGGCGTCATCAATGAAGTCAAGGAGCGGGAAAACCTCATCCTGTTCATTGATGAAGTCCACACCATCATCGGAGCTGGCTCGGCGATGGGGGCGGCTGCTGATGCGGCTAACATGTTCAAGTCGGCGCTGGGGCGCGGTGAACTGCGCATCATCGGCGCAACAACGACAACCGAATACAAGGAGTACATCGCCGAGGATGAAGCTCTAGCGCGCCGTTTCCGAACGGTGTTCATTGCCGAACCGAGCATCGAGGACACGCGCAAGATTCTGCAGGGCATACGTCCGCGGCTGGAGCAGAACTACTCAGTACAGATTTCGGACGAAGCGCTTGAAACCGCCCTTGAAATGGCTCCGCGCTACATCCGCAGCCTCCACATGCCGGACAAGGTCATTGGCTGGCTGGATACCGCCTCAGTCAAGGTGGAAATCAACCAGCCGGAAGACCCGGTGGTGCTCAAGCAGCACGTCATTGATGTCATTGCGCAGGAATCGCGCATTCCGCACGACATGATCTTCCGCGAAACGACCGAACGCTTTGCCAACATGGAAGCTGAGTTGGCCAAGCGCGTCATCGGTCAACGCGAAGCCGTGGAGAGCGTCGCGCGCCGGCTCCGCCTCAACAAGGGGCCGCTCAAGGAAAACTTCTACAAGCCGGATGGCGTGCTGTTGTTCCTCGGCCCGACGGGTGTCGGTAAGACGGAACTGGCCAAAGCTGTTGCCGAGTTTATGTTCGGCGACGAGCACAAGATGATTCGGATTGACATGTCGGAGTACCAGGATGGCGTTGTGGCCGTCGAGAAACTCATCGGCATGCCGCGCGGGATCGTCGGCTCGGAGCGGGGCGGTATCCTGACCGAACGCCTGCGCGACAACCCCTACACCGTCCTGCTGCTTGACGAAATCGAAAAGGCCTCGCCTTACCTGCTCAACCTGTTCCTCCAGGCTTTTGATGAAGGCTGGCTGACGGATGGCCGCGGCAAGAAGGTCTATCTGTCCGATGCCATCATCATCATGACGTCGAACCTGGGCAGCGAAAACTTCAAGAAGTATATGAAGCCGCTCGGGTTTGGCACAAAGTCGCTCGGCGACCTGAAGGAAATCAAAAACGAAGTGCTCAAAGCCGCCGAAACCCGTTTCTCGCCGGAGTTTCGGAACCGCATTGACGAAATCGTGGTCTTCTCGCCGCTGACGCAGGACGAGGTGCGGCAGATTGCCGTCCTCTACCTCAACAAGATTGAGCGGCAGATGGCGAAGTTTGGCAAGTCGCTGCGTATCACCGACGCCGCCATTGACCAACTCGTGCAGCAGGGCTTCAGCCCAGCATACGGGGCGCGTTTCCTCAAGCGGACCATTGACGAGAAGGTCAAGCTGCCCATCACCCTCCAGTGGAACGCTGTCAATGCTTTCACCGTGGATGCACGCGATGGGCAGGTCGTCGTGACGGAAGAGCGTACGGAAACCAGCCCGGCGCCTTTTTCAGTCAACTAGCCATTCTGGAACGACCGGGGGATATGAACCAAACCCGGAAGAACCAAAAGGGGATGCCATCCGGCATCCCCTCTCCTGTGCCCGGGAGCCGTCTTCGCTGCCGGTTCCTGGTCGGGCCGGCGCAGCGGCTAACGAAGGATTTCCTTCAGTATCATCGTGGCCAGGGTAATGTCCTCTTCGGTCAGGACAAGGGGCGGCAGCAGGCGGATGACATTGACGCCCGCATTGAGAACAAGCAGCCCCCGCTCCTGGGCGGCTGCGATGTAGGGAGCGGCTGGCTCTGTCAACTCGATGCCAATCATATAGCCGCGTCCACGCACTTCCCGGATGCGGTGGCTGGGAATGGCGCGCAGCCGCTCAAAGAATAGCCCACTGAGCCGTTCAACCTGAGCTGGCAGGTTCGTTTCCTTCAGAACGCGCACTGTGGCACGGGCAGCGGCACAGGCCAGCGGCCCGCCGCCAAAGGTCGTGCCGTGCTGTCCCGGAGACAGTTTGGCGACGCGCTCGCCAAGAGCAACGGCACCCATCGGAAAGCCGCTGGCGATGCCCTTGGCCATGGTGAGGATGTCCGGCTCGATTCCGACGGCCTCGCAGGCAAAAAACGTCCCGGTGCGTCCAAAGCCGGATTGGACTTCATCCAGAATGAGCAGCGCGCCACGTTCGCGGCAAAGCTGCTGCGCCCGGTGCAGAAACGCGGTCGTTCCCGGACGGACGCCGCCTTCACCCTGAACGACTTCCAGGATGACCGCGCCGATCTCATCCGTGATGGCGGCATCGAGGGCGGCTTCATCGTTGTAGGGGATATAGGTGAAACCGGGGAGCAGCGGCTCGAACGGCTCACGGTACTTTGGCTCCCACGTGGCCGTCAGGGCCCCGGCCGTCCGTCCGTGAAAGCCCCGCTGGGCGGCAACCACGCCGTGGCGGCCCGTGGTCAGCCGGGCAAACTTGAGGGCGGCTTCATTGGCTTCCGCCCCGGAGTTGCAGAAAAACACGCGCGTCAGGCCATACGGCAGGACGGTCATCAGGTCGGCATAGAGTTGGGCGCGCTGGTCATTGCCGAATGAGCCGGAACAGGCAATGAGGGTTGCCGCCTGCTGGCTGATGGCTTCCACTACCGCCGGATGACAGTGTCCAAGGCTGGCGACGCCATACGCAGCCGTGCAGTCCAGGTAGCGCCGTCCGTCGCTATCCCAGACGTAAGCCCCTGCCCCACGGACGAGCGTGATGCCGCGCGAGACATACAACCCCAACCCATACCGGGCTTCGAGCACCGCCGGTGTGATTGGAGTCGTCTCGGCTGTATCTGTGGAGAGTCGAAGTGCCGTGGGGTTAGCCATCAGTGTTCCGGCGCCCATTGTTGTTGGCAAGGTGTTTTTTGATGAGCAGTTCTGCCAGGTCGGGCACCACTTCCCAGGCAATTTCGCGCACAACGTGGTCGGAAATTTCAGCCACCACACGCCGAACGATCTCATCCACAACCGCCGGGGGCAGGGTGAATGTTGACCAGTCCACAGTTTGTGCCGCCGTCGGCGTGGCAGGTGTTGGTTCAGCAACCAAGGCAGCCGCCGGGGCCGTGGCAGGTGCGGTCTCAACCGGAGGTTCAGGCTGCACTTCGCCGGAGTAGGCCGCGGCTGGTGGCGCTTCTGCTGATGGCGCTTCTTCGGATACTTCAATGGGAGCTGCTACCACAGCCGGCGATGGGGCCATCGTGTCCGTCAGGGTACCAGGCGGGAGGGTTGGCAGGGCGGCTGCCTCGGCCACGGCCGGTTCGTCCACTGGCGTTGCGATGCCGGGTCCGACGGCTTCTGTCTCGACAGGTGGTGTGACAGAAAAGGCGGACTCTTGGAGTGAGGCGGCCTCCGGTGGTGTTGGCACAAAGGCCGGTAGGTCAGAAGCCTCCGGGGTTACTTCGTCTGTTGCCGGAGGAGCCGTTGCTTCCAGGGCTGGAGCCTCCGTCCGGCTGGTGGCCACCACTTCTGTTGTCACTCCGGCTGCCGGCATGTCCGCTTCCGTTGGAGCGGATGTTATTTCCTCTGCGACGGGAAGTGCCTCGCTGACTGCCGGCGATGGCTGGCGCATGGCCACCAGTTCATCAGGGAGCAAGTCCGTCCCGTGAACAGGAGGTTCTTCTTCCACAGCGACTTCAAACACCGGGGACTGTGGCGGCGCGGTTGTCGGCAGCGTGGAGAATGAGACCAGGTTGCTCTCCGGCGGAACATCCAGCCGTTCTGCTGAAGGCGGTGGCGGCACTGGAGCACCAAGCAGCGTCGGAGAAGGCTCTCCCTCACCCACGACTGGGGCTGATTCCACTGCTGTCGGAGACGAAACCAGTCCGGTCAGAAAGTCTGGTGGTGGCACCGGCTCATTCAACAGGTTGCTCGTGGGCTGGGTCGTCAGTGAGTCCGTCGGCGAAGGCAGGGACGAGGTTTCCGTCTGTGGCTGGAAGGCTGTGGTGATAGGCGGCTCTGCCGGTGTCGGTTGCTCCCACGGTTGGGCGACTTGTGTCGGTGGCGTGATGACCGGTTCAAAGGATGGCAGCGGTGGCTCATCCGGCAAAGCTGCGGCCGCCGGTGTCTCCGCAGGAACGGTAACGGACGGTGTAGGCTCTGGAGCAACAACTGCTGCTGGCTCTGCAGGTGGAGCCGCAGCCGTCAGTACGTCCGCAGGGGGCACCGGCGATGGAGTGAATGGGGCAACAGCAAATGGGGTTGCGGCTTCATCCGGCGCTGAAGGCGCAGCGGATGTTGTCACCTGCGGTTCCGGCACAGCCGCCGGAGCGACAACAGGCGGCACGGCGTCGTCCAGCTCCAGAGGGGAATCCAACTCTGCCGCTGGGGGAGCTGGGGTCACGACCGGCGGAGACGGGACCGCTGGCGTGAACAGCTCAGGCAGTTCGGTTGGATCGAGTTTGGCCGTTGTCGTGCCGATGTTTGGCGGCGGCAGTGAAGAAAAGGTCGGACGGGGAATCGGCGTCGAAAGCGTCTTGGGCGGTTCCGGGTAGGTCAGTACAGGTGGCGCCTGTTCGGGCGGCGGCAGGTCAAGGATGAAATCCGTCGCGTCTGTGGGTGACGGAGCCGAAGGTGGCGGCGCATCGAGCGGCAGGAGCGGCTCAAGATCAGGCAGCCGCCCGTCGTCCATCTTTGGAGGTGGGGTGATTGAAGCCAGCATCGAAGGCGTGACTTTGATGGTCGGCGGTACTTCGGCAGACGGATCCAGACTGCCCGGATGAAACTTGGGGGGCGCAGCAGCACCCACCCCGGAAGGTTCTTTTGCCGTGGCCGGCGGAGGCACAGAGCCGAGCACCTGGGTCTGTCCGACCGGCTGGGTGGCGGTTGGCGGCGGCGTGGCCGCCGGTTTCGGCGGGAATCGCTCCAGTGTCGTCCGAATCAGCGAAACAAACTCCTGCTCTGCAATCGGCTTGACGATATGCCCATCGGCTCTGACGCGCTTGGCTTCTTTCTCGTCATAGGGTTCAAACTTGCCAGTCAGGAGCAGTACCGGGATGTGCTTGAAATCTGGATGCTGCTTGACGTATTCGCAGACTTCATAGCCGGTGCGGCCGGGCATGAACACATCCGCCAGAATGAGATCGGGACGTATCGTGGAAAGTCTTGAAACGGCTAACTCGCCGTTACTCATCGCAACGACGTCAATGTTGCATTTTTCAAGGTACAGCCCGAACATCTTCTGAATGCTCAGGCTGTCATCCGCAAGCAAGACCTTACGACGCATTGGCCGTTTTCTCCCCTCTGACGGCGAGACTGGTATCCGCTTTGAATACGAAGCAGAAAGCAAAGGAAAGCTAACACCCTTGTCGAAGCCTGTCAAAACCTTCACCACGCTGCCACAGCCGTCCAGACAGTTACCGAAAAGGTCATCCAGCCGCCTTCCGCTGCGGGCCAGAACCGTTCGGGCCAAAACCATTCGGGACGCCATCCACGGCGACATGACCTTTTCGGCCGATGAAGTACGTCTGCTCGATACCCAAGCCATGCAGCGCCTGCGGGGTATCAAACAGCTTGGACTAAGCCATCTGGTCTATCCGTCGGCGGTGCATACCCGCTTCGAGCACTCCCTGGGTGCCTGTCACCTGGCTGGAAAAATCATTGAAAATCTCGAACAAAAGGGCGTTTACCGTTTCACCGAAGATGAGCGGCGGCGCATTCGGACAGTGGCTTTGCTGCACGACATCACACATGTGCCCTTTGGCCATACCTTTGAGGATGAGCGACGGATTGCGCCCCGCCATGACGCTGACATCCAGCGCCTCAACACCATGCTGTCCGGCGATCTGGGCGAGGAGCTGGAGCGGCAGGGACTGCTGACCGCAGTCCGGTCCCAGCTTCTGGGCGAAATGCCCCCGGTGCGGGACGACTACTTCATCCGCGACATCTTTGCCGGCACAATCTGCGCCGACCTGCTGGATTATCTCCGCCGGGATGCACGCTTCTGTGGGCTGACCGTGGACTACGACGACCGCCTGCTGGCGCTGTTCACCCGGTTGGGCGGGCGCCTGGCCCTTGACCTGCAACGCCACGGCCTGTTTCGGCACGACGCCCTTTCAGAAGTCGTCCACGTGCTGCGCATGCGCTACCTGCTGACCGAACGGGTGTACTTTCACCACGCAAAAATTGCGGCCGGCGCCATGCTTTCCAAGGCTCTGGAAATGGCCATCGCCGCCGGGCAGTTTGCGTACACCGAACTGTTCGGGTTACGTGATGACGCTTTCCTGTATGTGCTGCGGGAACGCACCGTCGGCCTGCCGGAAGTCCAGCGGCTGCTGTCAGGCCTGGCAACGCGCCAGCTTTACAAA
This genomic window contains:
- a CDS encoding AAA family ATPase, which produces MIDFGDFADRFSESGQRVMRRAYEESKNREHNFLAPEHIFLALTEVERPLINEIMQSLNLDPQAIRNALDGRLSIQRQFVGKRMKLHDATRDILNKAMRRARQNGRQTIDSTDLLISLFQDEDGVTASVLRQFGADPQEVVERVGMRLKFREEREARINRKFELPPYIKHFGTSLNKLAREGKLPPVIGREREIQQMIEILCHRERANSPILIGEPGVGKTAVVEGLAQMIELEPERVPRRLRNAHIVSMQISNVVAGTMLRGMFEERIQGVINEVKERENLILFIDEVHTIIGAGSAMGAAADAANMFKSALGRGELRIIGATTTTEYKEYIAEDEALARRFRTVFIAEPSIEDTRKILQGIRPRLEQNYSVQISDEALETALEMAPRYIRSLHMPDKVIGWLDTASVKVEINQPEDPVVLKQHVIDVIAQESRIPHDMIFRETTERFANMEAELAKRVIGQREAVESVARRLRLNKGPLKENFYKPDGVLLFLGPTGVGKTELAKAVAEFMFGDEHKMIRIDMSEYQDGVVAVEKLIGMPRGIVGSERGGILTERLRDNPYTVLLLDEIEKASPYLLNLFLQAFDEGWLTDGRGKKVYLSDAIIIMTSNLGSENFKKYMKPLGFGTKSLGDLKEIKNEVLKAAETRFSPEFRNRIDEIVVFSPLTQDEVRQIAVLYLNKIERQMAKFGKSLRITDAAIDQLVQQGFSPAYGARFLKRTIDEKVKLPITLQWNAVNAFTVDARDGQVVVTEERTETSPAPFSVN
- a CDS encoding aspartate aminotransferase family protein, with amino-acid sequence MANPTALRLSTDTAETTPITPAVLEARYGLGLYVSRGITLVRGAGAYVWDSDGRRYLDCTAAYGVASLGHCHPAVVEAISQQAATLIACSGSFGNDQRAQLYADLMTVLPYGLTRVFFCNSGAEANEAALKFARLTTGRHGVVAAQRGFHGRTAGALTATWEPKYREPFEPLLPGFTYIPYNDEAALDAAITDEIGAVILEVVQGEGGVRPGTTAFLHRAQQLCRERGALLILDEVQSGFGRTGTFFACEAVGIEPDILTMAKGIASGFPMGAVALGERVAKLSPGQHGTTFGGGPLACAAARATVRVLKETNLPAQVERLSGLFFERLRAIPSHRIREVRGRGYMIGIELTEPAAPYIAAAQERGLLVLNAGVNVIRLLPPLVLTEEDITLATMILKEILR
- a CDS encoding response regulator; this encodes MRRKVLLADDSLSIQKMFGLYLEKCNIDVVAMSNGELAVSRLSTIRPDLILADVFMPGRTGYEVCEYVKQHPDFKHIPVLLLTGKFEPYDEKEAKRVRADGHIVKPIAEQEFVSLIRTTLERFPPKPAATPPPTATQPVGQTQVLGSVPPPATAKEPSGVGAAAPPKFHPGSLDPSAEVPPTIKVTPSMLASITPPPKMDDGRLPDLEPLLPLDAPPPSAPSPTDATDFILDLPPPEQAPPVLTYPEPPKTLSTPIPRPTFSSLPPPNIGTTTAKLDPTELPELFTPAVPSPPVVTPAPPAAELDSPLELDDAVPPVVAPAAVPEPQVTTSAAPSAPDEAATPFAVAPFTPSPVPPADVLTAAAPPAEPAAVVAPEPTPSVTVPAETPAAAALPDEPPLPSFEPVITPPTQVAQPWEQPTPAEPPITTAFQPQTETSSLPSPTDSLTTQPTSNLLNEPVPPPDFLTGLVSSPTAVESAPVVGEGEPSPTLLGAPVPPPPSAERLDVPPESNLVSFSTLPTTAPPQSPVFEVAVEEEPPVHGTDLLPDELVAMRQPSPAVSEALPVAEEITSAPTEADMPAAGVTTEVVATSRTEAPALEATAPPATDEVTPEASDLPAFVPTPPEAASLQESAFSVTPPVETEAVGPGIATPVDEPAVAEAAALPTLPPGTLTDTMAPSPAVVAAPIEVSEEAPSAEAPPAAAYSGEVQPEPPVETAPATAPAAALVAEPTPATPTAAQTVDWSTFTLPPAVVDEIVRRVVAEISDHVVREIAWEVVPDLAELLIKKHLANNNGRRNTDG
- a CDS encoding HD domain-containing protein, which gives rise to MSKPVKTFTTLPQPSRQLPKRSSSRLPLRARTVRAKTIRDAIHGDMTFSADEVRLLDTQAMQRLRGIKQLGLSHLVYPSAVHTRFEHSLGACHLAGKIIENLEQKGVYRFTEDERRRIRTVALLHDITHVPFGHTFEDERRIAPRHDADIQRLNTMLSGDLGEELERQGLLTAVRSQLLGEMPPVRDDYFIRDIFAGTICADLLDYLRRDARFCGLTVDYDDRLLALFTRLGGRLALDLQRHGLFRHDALSEVVHVLRMRYLLTERVYFHHAKIAAGAMLSKALEMAIAAGQFAYTELFGLRDDAFLYVLRERTVGLPEVQRLLSGLATRQLYKPVFWTNRDGLTESELDRLKRQFYDNAEGAREQMEAALCDDLGLPAGSVIVYCPSPDMALKEAHVTVQLSEHESAQLSSLAHPEIETLLLRHRQLWRLVVLAPPDLGRHAAKRRRALTRHCEARLGLPDRSGDTLWSRLFFQPMPGNSCLP